Proteins encoded within one genomic window of Ranitomeya variabilis isolate aRanVar5 chromosome 4, aRanVar5.hap1, whole genome shotgun sequence:
- the LOC143765038 gene encoding uncharacterized protein LOC143765038 isoform X3, with the protein MNFTAIKTESGRLSITQDPMVKPPPQSLKEDKKNKKILQLTSKIIQLLTVEDQEYLEVYKDVIINHQTLTSPGEPSKRNPEFSKRNPPERCLRAHYSQACPEENRSGKQDHKDESVSDFQIVIIGDDIKKESDELRVFIKQEEIPTDISTDGHESRHSMEAHVISSPDCEMDDEDGDDDDDDDDIGVEQPGGNPMSVNMHPVFHSTSLSSDPSNHEEGFLDMSDFIKACAGNNRFPYSEYIKHFNPNPGVLGLQGTRVTKKPFTCTLCDKCFTHNSYLIKHMRTHTGEKPFPCGECGKCFTDNSGLTKHQRIHTGERPYQCAECGKSFTYKADLIKHERIHTGEKPFPCPQCGKCFTDKSGLAKHQRIHTGERPFQCAECGKCFARKSHLGKHQIIHTGEKPFQCPECGRCFARKSHLVNHQIIHTGEKPHLCTECGKCFAQRPGLIIHRRTHRKVTQFS; encoded by the exons ATG AATTTCACAGCCATCAAGACAGAATCTGGAAGACTGAGCATTACCCAGGATCCCATGGTGAAGCCTCCGCCACAGTCACTaaaagaagataaaaaaaataaaaagatcctACAACTCACCAGCAAGATAATTCAGCTACTGACAGTAGAG GACCAGGAGTATTTAGAAGTGTACAAGGATGTCATTATAAACCACCAGACCCTCACATCACCCG GAGAGCCCAGCAAGAGAAATCCAGAATTCAGCAAGCGAAATCCACCTGAGCGATGTCTTCGAGCTCATTATTCCCAGGCTTGTCCAGAAGAAAATCGCAGTGGAAAACAAGATCATAAG GATGAAAGCGTCAGTGATTTCCAGATCGTTATCATAGGTGATGATATTAAAAAGGAGAGTGATGAGTTACGTGTGTTTATTAAACAGGAAGAAATTCCAACAGATATCAGCACAG ATGGACATGAaagcagacattctatggaggcgcATGTCATTTCGTCTCCAGATTGTGAAATGGATGACGAGGATGGCGACGACGACGATGACGATGATGATATAGGAGTTGAACAACCTGGAGGAAACCCCATGTCTGTTAATATGCACCCAGTATTTCACAGTACATCTTTATCATCTGATCCATCCAATCATGAGGAAGGCTTTCTTGACATGTCAGATTTCATTAAGGCATGTGCAGGAAATAACAGGTTTCCATACTCTGAATATATTAAGCATTTTAACCCAAATCCTGGTGTTTTAGGACTTCAGGGAACTCGTGTGACTAAGAAGCCTTTTACTTGTACATTATGTGATAAGTGTTTTACGCATAACTCATACCTGATCAAGCACAtgcgaactcacacaggggagaaaccattcccATGTGGagagtgtggaaaatgttttactgacAACTCTGGCCTTACTaaacaccagagaatccacacaggcgaGAGGCCTTACCAATGTGCGGAATGTGGGAAGAGTTTTACATATAAGGCGGACCTTATTAAACatgaaagaattcacacaggggaaaagcccttCCCGTGTCCCCAATGTGGCAAGTGTTTTACAGACAAGTCAGGCCTTgccaaacatcagagaattcacacaggtgagagGCCATTCCAGTGTGCCGAGTGTGGCAAATGTTTTGCTCGGAAATCTCATCTTGGGAAAcaccagataattcacacaggggaaaagccattccaGTGTCCTGAGTGCGGAAGATGTTTTGCACGCAAGTCTCATCTGGTCAACCATCAGATCATACACACAGGTGAAAAACCACATTTATGcacagagtgtgggaaatgtttcgcTCAGAGACCGGGCCTCATCATTCATCGAAGAACACACAGGAAGGTAACACAGTTTTCATAA
- the LOC143765038 gene encoding uncharacterized protein LOC143765038 isoform X4 produces MVKPPPQSLKEDKKNKKILQLTSKIIQLLTVEDQEYLEVYKDVIINHQTLTSPGEPSKRNPEFSKRNPPERCLRAHYSQACPEENRSGKQDHKDESVSDFQIVIIGDDIKKESDELRVFIKQEEIPTDISTDGHESRHSMEAHVISSPDCEMDDEDGDDDDDDDDIGVEQPGGNPMSVNMHPVFHSTSLSSDPSNHEEGFLDMSDFIKACAGNNRFPYSEYIKHFNPNPGVLGLQGTRVTKKPFTCTLCDKCFTHNSYLIKHMRTHTGEKPFPCGECGKCFTDNSGLTKHQRIHTGERPYQCAECGKSFTYKADLIKHERIHTGEKPFPCPQCGKCFTDKSGLAKHQRIHTGERPFQCAECGKCFARKSHLGKHQIIHTGEKPFQCPECGRCFARKSHLVNHQIIHTGEKPHLCTECGKCFAQRPGLIIHRRTHRKVTQFS; encoded by the exons ATGGTGAAGCCTCCGCCACAGTCACTaaaagaagataaaaaaaataaaaagatcctACAACTCACCAGCAAGATAATTCAGCTACTGACAGTAGAG GACCAGGAGTATTTAGAAGTGTACAAGGATGTCATTATAAACCACCAGACCCTCACATCACCCG GAGAGCCCAGCAAGAGAAATCCAGAATTCAGCAAGCGAAATCCACCTGAGCGATGTCTTCGAGCTCATTATTCCCAGGCTTGTCCAGAAGAAAATCGCAGTGGAAAACAAGATCATAAG GATGAAAGCGTCAGTGATTTCCAGATCGTTATCATAGGTGATGATATTAAAAAGGAGAGTGATGAGTTACGTGTGTTTATTAAACAGGAAGAAATTCCAACAGATATCAGCACAG ATGGACATGAaagcagacattctatggaggcgcATGTCATTTCGTCTCCAGATTGTGAAATGGATGACGAGGATGGCGACGACGACGATGACGATGATGATATAGGAGTTGAACAACCTGGAGGAAACCCCATGTCTGTTAATATGCACCCAGTATTTCACAGTACATCTTTATCATCTGATCCATCCAATCATGAGGAAGGCTTTCTTGACATGTCAGATTTCATTAAGGCATGTGCAGGAAATAACAGGTTTCCATACTCTGAATATATTAAGCATTTTAACCCAAATCCTGGTGTTTTAGGACTTCAGGGAACTCGTGTGACTAAGAAGCCTTTTACTTGTACATTATGTGATAAGTGTTTTACGCATAACTCATACCTGATCAAGCACAtgcgaactcacacaggggagaaaccattcccATGTGGagagtgtggaaaatgttttactgacAACTCTGGCCTTACTaaacaccagagaatccacacaggcgaGAGGCCTTACCAATGTGCGGAATGTGGGAAGAGTTTTACATATAAGGCGGACCTTATTAAACatgaaagaattcacacaggggaaaagcccttCCCGTGTCCCCAATGTGGCAAGTGTTTTACAGACAAGTCAGGCCTTgccaaacatcagagaattcacacaggtgagagGCCATTCCAGTGTGCCGAGTGTGGCAAATGTTTTGCTCGGAAATCTCATCTTGGGAAAcaccagataattcacacaggggaaaagccattccaGTGTCCTGAGTGCGGAAGATGTTTTGCACGCAAGTCTCATCTGGTCAACCATCAGATCATACACACAGGTGAAAAACCACATTTATGcacagagtgtgggaaatgtttcgcTCAGAGACCGGGCCTCATCATTCATCGAAGAACACACAGGAAGGTAACACAGTTTTCATAA
- the LOC143765038 gene encoding uncharacterized protein LOC143765038 isoform X1: MAKDNCGMSQKILNLTLEIIYLLTGDNFTAIKTESGRLSITQDPMVKPPPQSLKEDKKNKKILQLTSKIIQLLTVEDQEYLEVYKDVIINHQTLTSPGEPSKRNPEFSKRNPPERCLRAHYSQACPEENRSGKQDHKDESVSDFQIVIIGDDIKKESDELRVFIKQEEIPTDISTDGHESRHSMEAHVISSPDCEMDDEDGDDDDDDDDIGVEQPGGNPMSVNMHPVFHSTSLSSDPSNHEEGFLDMSDFIKACAGNNRFPYSEYIKHFNPNPGVLGLQGTRVTKKPFTCTLCDKCFTHNSYLIKHMRTHTGEKPFPCGECGKCFTDNSGLTKHQRIHTGERPYQCAECGKSFTYKADLIKHERIHTGEKPFPCPQCGKCFTDKSGLAKHQRIHTGERPFQCAECGKCFARKSHLGKHQIIHTGEKPFQCPECGRCFARKSHLVNHQIIHTGEKPHLCTECGKCFAQRPGLIIHRRTHRKVTQFS; encoded by the exons ATGGCAAAGGACAATTGTGGAATGTCTCAGAAGATATTAAACCTCACACTGGAGATAATCTACCTGCTCACCGGAGAT AATTTCACAGCCATCAAGACAGAATCTGGAAGACTGAGCATTACCCAGGATCCCATGGTGAAGCCTCCGCCACAGTCACTaaaagaagataaaaaaaataaaaagatcctACAACTCACCAGCAAGATAATTCAGCTACTGACAGTAGAG GACCAGGAGTATTTAGAAGTGTACAAGGATGTCATTATAAACCACCAGACCCTCACATCACCCG GAGAGCCCAGCAAGAGAAATCCAGAATTCAGCAAGCGAAATCCACCTGAGCGATGTCTTCGAGCTCATTATTCCCAGGCTTGTCCAGAAGAAAATCGCAGTGGAAAACAAGATCATAAG GATGAAAGCGTCAGTGATTTCCAGATCGTTATCATAGGTGATGATATTAAAAAGGAGAGTGATGAGTTACGTGTGTTTATTAAACAGGAAGAAATTCCAACAGATATCAGCACAG ATGGACATGAaagcagacattctatggaggcgcATGTCATTTCGTCTCCAGATTGTGAAATGGATGACGAGGATGGCGACGACGACGATGACGATGATGATATAGGAGTTGAACAACCTGGAGGAAACCCCATGTCTGTTAATATGCACCCAGTATTTCACAGTACATCTTTATCATCTGATCCATCCAATCATGAGGAAGGCTTTCTTGACATGTCAGATTTCATTAAGGCATGTGCAGGAAATAACAGGTTTCCATACTCTGAATATATTAAGCATTTTAACCCAAATCCTGGTGTTTTAGGACTTCAGGGAACTCGTGTGACTAAGAAGCCTTTTACTTGTACATTATGTGATAAGTGTTTTACGCATAACTCATACCTGATCAAGCACAtgcgaactcacacaggggagaaaccattcccATGTGGagagtgtggaaaatgttttactgacAACTCTGGCCTTACTaaacaccagagaatccacacaggcgaGAGGCCTTACCAATGTGCGGAATGTGGGAAGAGTTTTACATATAAGGCGGACCTTATTAAACatgaaagaattcacacaggggaaaagcccttCCCGTGTCCCCAATGTGGCAAGTGTTTTACAGACAAGTCAGGCCTTgccaaacatcagagaattcacacaggtgagagGCCATTCCAGTGTGCCGAGTGTGGCAAATGTTTTGCTCGGAAATCTCATCTTGGGAAAcaccagataattcacacaggggaaaagccattccaGTGTCCTGAGTGCGGAAGATGTTTTGCACGCAAGTCTCATCTGGTCAACCATCAGATCATACACACAGGTGAAAAACCACATTTATGcacagagtgtgggaaatgtttcgcTCAGAGACCGGGCCTCATCATTCATCGAAGAACACACAGGAAGGTAACACAGTTTTCATAA
- the LOC143765038 gene encoding uncharacterized protein LOC143765038 isoform X2 → MAKDNCGMSQKILNLTLEIIYLLTGDNFTAIKTESGRLSITQDPMVKPPPQSLKEDKKNKKILQLTSKIIQLLTVEDQEYLEVYKDVIINHQTLTSPEPSKRNPEFSKRNPPERCLRAHYSQACPEENRSGKQDHKDESVSDFQIVIIGDDIKKESDELRVFIKQEEIPTDISTDGHESRHSMEAHVISSPDCEMDDEDGDDDDDDDDIGVEQPGGNPMSVNMHPVFHSTSLSSDPSNHEEGFLDMSDFIKACAGNNRFPYSEYIKHFNPNPGVLGLQGTRVTKKPFTCTLCDKCFTHNSYLIKHMRTHTGEKPFPCGECGKCFTDNSGLTKHQRIHTGERPYQCAECGKSFTYKADLIKHERIHTGEKPFPCPQCGKCFTDKSGLAKHQRIHTGERPFQCAECGKCFARKSHLGKHQIIHTGEKPFQCPECGRCFARKSHLVNHQIIHTGEKPHLCTECGKCFAQRPGLIIHRRTHRKVTQFS, encoded by the exons ATGGCAAAGGACAATTGTGGAATGTCTCAGAAGATATTAAACCTCACACTGGAGATAATCTACCTGCTCACCGGAGAT AATTTCACAGCCATCAAGACAGAATCTGGAAGACTGAGCATTACCCAGGATCCCATGGTGAAGCCTCCGCCACAGTCACTaaaagaagataaaaaaaataaaaagatcctACAACTCACCAGCAAGATAATTCAGCTACTGACAGTAGAG GACCAGGAGTATTTAGAAGTGTACAAGGATGTCATTATAAACCACCAGACCCTCACATCACCCG AGCCCAGCAAGAGAAATCCAGAATTCAGCAAGCGAAATCCACCTGAGCGATGTCTTCGAGCTCATTATTCCCAGGCTTGTCCAGAAGAAAATCGCAGTGGAAAACAAGATCATAAG GATGAAAGCGTCAGTGATTTCCAGATCGTTATCATAGGTGATGATATTAAAAAGGAGAGTGATGAGTTACGTGTGTTTATTAAACAGGAAGAAATTCCAACAGATATCAGCACAG ATGGACATGAaagcagacattctatggaggcgcATGTCATTTCGTCTCCAGATTGTGAAATGGATGACGAGGATGGCGACGACGACGATGACGATGATGATATAGGAGTTGAACAACCTGGAGGAAACCCCATGTCTGTTAATATGCACCCAGTATTTCACAGTACATCTTTATCATCTGATCCATCCAATCATGAGGAAGGCTTTCTTGACATGTCAGATTTCATTAAGGCATGTGCAGGAAATAACAGGTTTCCATACTCTGAATATATTAAGCATTTTAACCCAAATCCTGGTGTTTTAGGACTTCAGGGAACTCGTGTGACTAAGAAGCCTTTTACTTGTACATTATGTGATAAGTGTTTTACGCATAACTCATACCTGATCAAGCACAtgcgaactcacacaggggagaaaccattcccATGTGGagagtgtggaaaatgttttactgacAACTCTGGCCTTACTaaacaccagagaatccacacaggcgaGAGGCCTTACCAATGTGCGGAATGTGGGAAGAGTTTTACATATAAGGCGGACCTTATTAAACatgaaagaattcacacaggggaaaagcccttCCCGTGTCCCCAATGTGGCAAGTGTTTTACAGACAAGTCAGGCCTTgccaaacatcagagaattcacacaggtgagagGCCATTCCAGTGTGCCGAGTGTGGCAAATGTTTTGCTCGGAAATCTCATCTTGGGAAAcaccagataattcacacaggggaaaagccattccaGTGTCCTGAGTGCGGAAGATGTTTTGCACGCAAGTCTCATCTGGTCAACCATCAGATCATACACACAGGTGAAAAACCACATTTATGcacagagtgtgggaaatgtttcgcTCAGAGACCGGGCCTCATCATTCATCGAAGAACACACAGGAAGGTAACACAGTTTTCATAA